Proteins from a genomic interval of Clostridium sp. AN503:
- a CDS encoding ABC transporter ATP-binding protein → MPAAGGGRPKETRETIRRLLAYLNEDKMKMGLAFICVILNTLGTLVGSYMLRPIINTYIVPVDGSRGDPAGLFKALIVMAAVYFVGVGANYAQARIMLTVAQGALRRIRNDLFGKLQSLPVRFYDTNSNGDLMSRFTNDVDTIGQMLSNTLVQLFAGAMSIIGTLALMIYTNIWLTLVTVVMIPLMMKAGGAVARRSQRFFSAQQASLGAVNGYIEETVTGQKVVKVFCHEDLAQEEFDILNRDLRDNQIKAQFFGGIMGPVMGNLSQVNYSLTACIGGLLCIFRNFDVGGLTVFLNFSRQFSRPINEISMQVSNVFSALAGAERVFSVMDEEPEPADDVDAAVLEPMQGHVVLDHVTFGYNPDKVILKDISLYAKPGQKIAFVGSTGAGKTTITNLINRFYDIQGGAITIDGVDIRHINRDNLRQNIAMVLQDTHLFTGTVMENIRYGRLDATDEEVIQAAKTASAHSFINRLPHGYQTMLEGDGANLSQGQRQLLNIARAALSKAPILILDEATSSVDTRTEKHIEHGMDRLMADRTTFVIAHRLSTVRNANAIMVLENGEIIERGDHDELVAMKGRYYELYTGLSELD, encoded by the coding sequence ATGCCTGCGGCAGGCGGCGGCAGGCCGAAGGAGACCCGGGAGACGATCCGGCGTCTGCTTGCATACCTGAATGAAGATAAGATGAAGATGGGGCTGGCATTTATCTGCGTTATTTTAAATACCTTGGGAACGCTTGTTGGTTCCTATATGCTGCGCCCGATCATCAATACCTATATTGTGCCGGTGGACGGCAGCCGCGGGGACCCGGCGGGACTTTTTAAGGCCCTCATCGTGATGGCCGCAGTGTACTTTGTGGGTGTGGGCGCCAACTACGCTCAGGCCAGGATCATGCTGACGGTGGCTCAGGGGGCGCTCCGGAGAATCCGGAACGATCTGTTTGGGAAGCTTCAGAGCCTGCCGGTCCGGTTCTATGACACCAATTCCAACGGCGACCTGATGAGCCGGTTTACCAATGACGTGGATACCATCGGGCAGATGCTGAGCAATACGCTGGTGCAGCTGTTTGCAGGAGCCATGAGCATTATAGGAACATTAGCGCTGATGATCTACACCAATATCTGGCTGACGTTGGTGACCGTGGTGATGATCCCGCTGATGATGAAGGCGGGGGGAGCGGTGGCCCGGCGGAGCCAGCGGTTTTTCTCAGCCCAGCAGGCATCTTTGGGAGCGGTCAACGGTTATATCGAGGAGACTGTGACCGGACAGAAGGTGGTCAAGGTGTTCTGCCATGAGGACTTGGCGCAGGAGGAGTTCGATATTCTGAACCGGGATCTGCGGGACAATCAGATCAAAGCCCAGTTTTTCGGCGGTATCATGGGGCCGGTCATGGGAAACTTGAGCCAGGTGAATTATTCCCTTACTGCCTGTATCGGCGGCCTGCTCTGTATTTTCCGCAATTTTGACGTGGGTGGCCTGACTGTATTTTTGAACTTTTCCAGACAGTTTTCCCGTCCGATCAATGAGATCTCCATGCAGGTCAGCAACGTATTCTCAGCGCTGGCAGGCGCGGAGCGGGTATTCTCCGTGATGGATGAAGAGCCGGAGCCGGCGGATGATGTGGATGCGGCAGTGCTGGAGCCGATGCAGGGGCATGTGGTGCTTGACCATGTGACCTTCGGCTACAATCCGGATAAAGTGATCTTAAAGGATATCAGCCTGTATGCGAAGCCGGGACAGAAGATTGCCTTCGTAGGCTCTACTGGAGCGGGCAAGACGACGATCACCAATCTGATCAACCGCTTTTATGATATCCAGGGCGGAGCGATTACCATCGACGGCGTGGATATCCGGCATATTAACCGGGATAACCTGCGGCAGAACATTGCCATGGTCCTTCAGGACACGCACCTGTTCACAGGCACTGTGATGGAGAATATCCGGTACGGGCGGCTGGACGCCACCGACGAGGAGGTCATCCAGGCGGCGAAGACGGCCTCGGCCCATTCCTTTATCAATCGTCTCCCTCATGGTTACCAGACCATGCTGGAGGGAGACGGGGCGAACTTAAGCCAGGGCCAGAGGCAGCTTTTAAACATTGCCAGGGCGGCCCTCTCTAAGGCCCCGATCCTGATACTGGACGAGGCGACCAGCTCCGTGGATACCAGGACGGAGAAGCACATCGAGCACGGCATGGACCGTCTGATGGCGGACCGGACCACCTTTGTGATCGCACATCGGCTGTCCACTGTGCGCAACGCCAATGCGATCATGGTGCTGGAGAACGGCGAGATCATCGAGCGTGGGGACCATGATGAGCTGGTGGCAATGAAGGGACGGTATTATGAGCTTTATACGGGGCTGAGTGAACTGGATTGA
- a CDS encoding ABC transporter ATP-binding protein, translating into MKRYAKYAKPYLSAFIIGPCLMLTEVFGEIMLPKLMSMIINNGVANRDSAYIVRIGLCMVAVAMVMAVSGIGGAYFSAKASICFTSDLRKDLFARVQQFSFKNIDQFSTGSLVTRLTNDIQQVQQVMMMGLRLALRAPGMLVGALIMAFIMNRTLAVIILIVIPVLSVVIAAIMMTAYPRFGIMQTKLDRMNSGIQEALTNVRVIKSFVREDYEKDKFRRSNEDLQNTSLKAMRIVIMTMPVMMLAMNITTLAVVWYGGNLIIGGSMQVGDLTAFTTYIVQILMSLMMLSMVFLQSSRAMASIKRINEVLQTEIDLTDEAAAHKELQVKAGRVEFKDVSFSYEEGGKDKVLEHISFTAEPGQIIGIIGSTGSGKTSLVQLIPRLYDATEGQVLVDGVDVRDYSLRHLRDGVGMVLQKNVLFSGTIEENLRWGNETASMEELRSIADAAQADGFVSSFPDGYETDMGQGGVNVSGGQKQRLCIARALLKRPKILILDDSTSAVDTATEAKIRECFRTTLKDTTKFIIAQRIGSVEEADVIIVLDDGRIIGMGTHRELMESCEAYQEIYYSQRDKEVSA; encoded by the coding sequence ATGAAACGTTATGCAAAATACGCAAAGCCATATTTAAGCGCGTTTATCATCGGCCCATGCCTGATGCTGACTGAGGTATTCGGAGAGATCATGCTGCCGAAGCTGATGTCCATGATCATCAACAACGGCGTGGCAAACCGGGACAGCGCCTATATTGTCCGCATCGGATTGTGTATGGTAGCCGTGGCGATGGTGATGGCGGTCAGCGGCATAGGAGGCGCCTATTTTTCAGCAAAGGCGTCCATCTGTTTTACCAGTGATTTAAGAAAGGATCTGTTTGCCAGGGTGCAGCAGTTTTCCTTTAAAAATATTGACCAGTTCAGTACCGGTTCCTTAGTGACCAGGCTGACCAACGATATCCAGCAGGTACAGCAGGTCATGATGATGGGGCTGCGTCTGGCGCTTCGTGCGCCGGGGATGCTGGTGGGGGCGCTGATCATGGCGTTTATCATGAACCGGACGCTGGCCGTGATCATTCTGATCGTGATCCCGGTACTGTCTGTGGTGATCGCCGCGATCATGATGACGGCTTACCCGAGATTCGGTATTATGCAGACCAAGCTGGACAGGATGAACTCCGGCATCCAGGAAGCCCTGACCAACGTCCGGGTCATCAAGTCCTTCGTTCGGGAAGACTACGAGAAGGATAAATTCCGCCGGTCCAATGAGGATCTTCAGAATACCAGCTTAAAAGCCATGCGGATCGTGATCATGACCATGCCGGTGATGATGCTGGCGATGAATATCACGACCCTTGCAGTGGTCTGGTACGGGGGAAACCTGATCATCGGAGGGAGCATGCAGGTGGGGGATCTGACTGCGTTTACCACATACATTGTGCAGATCCTCATGTCGCTGATGATGCTGTCCATGGTATTCTTGCAGAGCTCCCGGGCTATGGCCTCCATCAAGCGTATCAATGAGGTGCTGCAGACGGAGATCGACCTGACGGATGAGGCTGCGGCTCACAAGGAGCTTCAGGTGAAGGCGGGCCGCGTGGAATTTAAGGATGTTTCCTTCAGCTACGAGGAGGGCGGAAAAGACAAGGTACTGGAGCACATCAGCTTTACGGCGGAGCCGGGCCAGATCATCGGCATCATCGGTTCCACGGGGAGCGGCAAGACCTCCCTGGTGCAGCTGATCCCGCGGCTCTATGATGCGACGGAGGGGCAGGTGCTGGTGGACGGCGTGGATGTGCGGGATTATTCCCTGCGGCATCTGCGGGACGGCGTCGGCATGGTGCTTCAGAAAAATGTGCTGTTCTCCGGGACCATCGAGGAGAACCTGCGTTGGGGCAATGAAACTGCTTCCATGGAAGAGCTTCGCTCGATCGCAGATGCGGCCCAGGCCGACGGATTTGTCAGCTCCTTCCCGGACGGTTATGAGACCGATATGGGACAGGGCGGCGTCAATGTGTCCGGCGGGCAGAAGCAGCGGCTGTGTATTGCCAGGGCGCTCTTAAAACGTCCGAAGATCCTGATCCTGGACGATTCCACCAGCGCAGTGGATACAGCCACGGAGGCAAAGATACGGGAGTGCTTCCGCACTACCCTGAAGGATACGACCAAATTTATCATTGCACAGAGGATCGGATCTGTGGAAGAGGCGGATGTGATCATCGTGCTGGACGATGGGCGGATCATTGGAATGGGCACCCACAGAGAGCTTATGGAATCCTGTGAGGCGTACCAGGAGATCTACTACTCCCAGCGGGATAAGGAGGTGAGCGCGTAA
- a CDS encoding MarR family winged helix-turn-helix transcriptional regulator, producing MRRFHRFEGWESPHRELVETYMCVGRLHRMVLERQLNRTGVYRSQHQLLMFIAENPDVSQKELAQLNHVSPATVAVSLKKLEHGGYIQRVVDEHDNRYNKICITEKGRAVVENSVRWFQKVERSIFDGFSPEEMTAMQGYLDRMYQNLSSLMPETESEE from the coding sequence GTGAGAAGGTTTCATCGCTTTGAGGGCTGGGAAAGCCCCCACCGTGAACTGGTAGAGACTTATATGTGCGTCGGGCGCCTGCACCGGATGGTGCTGGAGCGGCAGCTCAACCGGACCGGTGTGTACCGCAGCCAGCATCAGCTGCTCATGTTTATCGCGGAGAATCCGGATGTGTCACAGAAGGAGCTGGCGCAGCTGAACCATGTGTCACCGGCGACGGTTGCAGTGTCTCTTAAGAAGCTGGAACACGGCGGCTACATACAGCGCGTGGTGGATGAGCATGATAACCGGTATAATAAGATATGCATTACAGAGAAGGGCAGGGCTGTGGTGGAAAACAGCGTCCGCTGGTTCCAGAAGGTGGAACGCAGCATTTTTGACGGATTTTCCCCGGAGGAGATGACAGCGATGCAGGGATACCTGGATCGGATGTATCAGAATCTGAGCAGTCTTATGCCTGAGACAGAAAGCGAGGAATAA
- a CDS encoding metallophosphoesterase, whose protein sequence is MKILVLADHESKSLYEYYDADKLKDVELIIACGDLRRDYLDFFATMSHAPVLFVLGNHDYWYKRGQESGCICIEDDIYVYRGIRILGLGGSMQYSPGAANQYTEEKMAWRIRKLWWKLKFRGGFDILVTHAPARDFHDLEDLPHKGFECFRRLIERYKPKMFIHGHVHANYGSGFKRTDMLGSTLVVNAYEHYMIDYPEAEAAAAAAKEG, encoded by the coding sequence GTGAAAATTCTGGTACTGGCAGATCATGAGTCTAAATCGCTGTATGAGTATTATGACGCGGACAAATTAAAAGATGTAGAGCTGATCATTGCCTGCGGGGACTTGCGCCGCGACTATCTGGATTTTTTTGCCACCATGAGCCATGCGCCGGTGCTGTTTGTGCTGGGCAATCACGATTATTGGTACAAACGGGGGCAGGAGAGCGGCTGCATCTGTATTGAGGACGATATCTATGTGTACCGCGGCATCCGCATCCTTGGTCTGGGCGGTTCCATGCAGTACAGCCCGGGGGCGGCAAACCAGTACACAGAGGAAAAGATGGCGTGGCGGATCCGGAAGCTGTGGTGGAAGCTGAAGTTCCGGGGCGGTTTCGACATCCTGGTGACCCATGCCCCGGCGCGGGACTTTCATGACTTAGAAGACTTGCCTCATAAGGGCTTTGAATGCTTTCGCCGTCTGATCGAGAGATATAAACCAAAGATGTTTATCCATGGGCATGTCCACGCAAACTACGGCTCCGGCTTTAAACGCACAGATATGCTGGGGAGCACGCTGGTGGTCAACGCCTATGAACACTATATGATTGACTATCCGGAGGCGGAAGCCGCAGCCGCCGCAGCCAAAGAAGGATGA
- a CDS encoding BMP family ABC transporter substrate-binding protein has product MALYDYVGALRLGRKQYQTSVAKGEYPYLPVLDDILANTDIVSEVNLGVIDVPLERIVGTKTQGRTQAFAGNFMPLLGEKTEFGAKWAYLYDHQIDEGIHDPIVAYEFMNRYYVQEGNKRVSVLKYVKAYSIPASVTRLIPRRSDDKDIRLYYEFLDFYQVSFNCDVWFSREGSYRHLLEAMGKASEEVWTEDERMYFKGAHDVFSKVFGERRMGDIEMTASDAFLIYVEIFGYDMVKERTEDQMRRDLNKIWDELLLTAHGGEIALVEQPEEKGNAGGGLFDWLKPDDDIKPEMLKIAFIYPKDKESSSWVYSHELGRLYLEQCFDGKLRTVVFEHAGTEDEVAAAINLAVAARCNVIFTISPEMAAQSVKTAVEHPEIRVFNCSVNLSYSSICTYYARTYESKFLMGALAAAMSESDNLGYLADYPIYGRMANINAFAMGARMINPRVKVHLKWSGLSDEHNSQELKDAGVTYIVGEDMITPEKASREFGLYHRLPDGTVENLATSICDWGKFYERMIDLICRGALDRKDMRGKKAINYWWGMSADVIDVICSANLPYYTQRLIRFLKGSICSGAFQPFEGPIDAQDGVVIGAEGRSLTPEEIVRMDWLAGNVIGSIPPIELFKKEAQPMIRLQGVKTEEKTMGGRECENSGTGRS; this is encoded by the coding sequence ATGGCACTGTATGATTATGTGGGGGCGCTGCGTCTGGGCAGGAAACAGTACCAGACGTCGGTGGCAAAGGGTGAATATCCCTATCTTCCGGTGTTGGATGATATTCTTGCCAATACGGATATTGTTTCAGAGGTGAACTTAGGCGTCATTGATGTGCCTCTTGAGCGGATCGTGGGAACCAAGACACAGGGACGGACCCAGGCGTTTGCTGGCAATTTTATGCCGCTTCTGGGGGAGAAGACCGAGTTTGGAGCCAAGTGGGCTTATCTCTATGACCACCAGATCGACGAGGGGATCCACGATCCGATCGTGGCGTATGAGTTTATGAACCGCTACTATGTACAGGAAGGAAACAAGCGGGTCAGCGTGCTCAAATATGTGAAGGCCTACAGCATTCCGGCATCTGTGACCCGGCTGATCCCACGGCGCAGTGATGATAAGGATATCAGGCTTTATTATGAGTTTCTGGACTTTTATCAGGTCTCCTTCAACTGCGATGTGTGGTTCAGCAGGGAGGGCAGCTACAGGCATCTTCTGGAGGCTATGGGGAAGGCTTCGGAGGAGGTCTGGACCGAGGACGAGAGGATGTATTTTAAGGGCGCCCATGACGTGTTCTCCAAGGTGTTTGGGGAGCGCAGGATGGGGGATATTGAGATGACCGCGTCCGACGCGTTTTTGATCTATGTGGAGATCTTCGGCTATGATATGGTGAAGGAGCGGACCGAGGACCAGATGCGGCGGGATTTAAATAAGATCTGGGATGAGCTTCTTTTAACGGCTCACGGCGGGGAGATCGCCCTGGTAGAGCAGCCGGAAGAGAAAGGGAATGCCGGCGGAGGGCTGTTTGACTGGCTGAAGCCTGACGACGATATCAAGCCGGAAATGCTCAAGATCGCGTTTATTTATCCCAAGGATAAAGAATCCTCCAGCTGGGTTTACAGCCACGAGTTGGGGAGATTGTACCTGGAGCAGTGTTTTGACGGAAAGCTGAGGACGGTGGTTTTTGAACATGCCGGGACGGAGGATGAAGTGGCTGCGGCTATCAATCTGGCAGTGGCGGCGCGATGCAATGTGATCTTTACCATATCTCCTGAGATGGCGGCTCAGAGTGTCAAGACGGCGGTGGAGCACCCGGAGATCCGTGTTTTCAACTGTTCCGTGAACCTGTCCTATTCCTCCATCTGTACCTATTATGCGAGGACCTACGAGTCCAAGTTTTTGATGGGGGCGCTGGCTGCAGCCATGAGCGAATCCGACAATCTGGGCTATCTGGCGGACTATCCCATTTACGGGAGGATGGCGAACATCAATGCATTCGCCATGGGCGCACGGATGATCAATCCCCGGGTGAAGGTGCATTTAAAATGGTCGGGGCTTTCTGATGAACATAACAGCCAGGAACTGAAGGATGCGGGCGTCACCTACATCGTTGGGGAAGATATGATCACGCCGGAGAAAGCGTCCCGGGAATTCGGCCTGTACCACAGACTGCCGGATGGGACTGTGGAAAACCTGGCAACTTCCATCTGTGACTGGGGAAAATTCTATGAGCGGATGATCGATCTGATCTGTCGGGGAGCACTGGACAGGAAGGACATGAGGGGAAAGAAGGCGATCAATTACTGGTGGGGGATGTCGGCGGATGTGATCGATGTGATCTGTTCCGCGAATCTGCCCTACTATACCCAGAGGCTGATCCGTTTCCTGAAAGGGTCCATCTGCAGCGGTGCGTTCCAGCCCTTTGAGGGGCCCATCGACGCCCAGGACGGCGTGGTGATCGGAGCAGAAGGCCGCAGCCTGACACCGGAGGAGATCGTGCGTATGGACTGGCTGGCTGGAAATGTGATCGGAAGCATCCCGCCCATAGAGCTTTTCAAGAAGGAGGCGCAGCCTATGATACGCCTGCAGGGAGTTAAGACGGAAGAGAAGACGATGGGGGGACGGGAATGTGAAAATTCTGGTACTGGCAGATCATGA
- a CDS encoding SNF2 helicase associated domain-containing protein, with the protein MKITEMKTSTFWKGELGVRAAVEEAGQSYQVNLSVKGSQLRDYSCSCVNGNSYKGMCAHAKKVWDEWQKQQEAGAGRPVSTSQEIRSMIREYTNREVAQIIQEGEEIQVHLVPRLVIRSRGIISLEFKVGKERLYVIKDLTAFVKAVETGASLSYGKQLTFHHSLRAFAREDRPLCALLMELVNVYGEHYEQFRRSNFVTVQGLRELILSQANRDRFFELMEGRWLEVELLSGSRIQVLVKKEPVQLAVRIRKKGRDGIEVSVDEGVFGFRGERHWYVGSAQKLTCLDEAATEQLGVFLEQVLKDKKSHTLDVQERDIPLFYERVLQKLMPYSRLDSADVDLESYRPQELKAAFHFDSSRPEELTMKPVLSYGDFSFHPAADDKVPRTVCRDVPGEFRISQVITKYFKYRDEAAETLLIRDDEDAMYRLLSEGMAEFMALGEVYVSEAAKHIRLMPPPRVNVGVRTSGKWLELTVDAEGMSQAQLQKILTEYDPKKPYYRLKSGEFLQLDENGLVTVARLVEGLSVNRSQLAGGMVQIPAYRALYLDSVLKEGSGITFYRDNLFKAVVRGMKSVEDSDYEIPESLQPVLRGYQKTGFRWLKTLDHYGFGGILADDMGLGKTIQVIALLLDEKRRNPESQALIVCPASLVYNWENEIHTFAPQLMVRTVVGNAAEREAILRGEEMAGGLPDIFVTSYDLLKRDVLLYQEMEFRFQVIDEAQYIKNPSTQSAKAVKIVKAQTRFALTGTPIENRLGDLWSIFDYLMPGFLFTYSGFKKRFEAPIVKDGDQRALKALHRLTGPFVLRRLKTDVLKELPEKLETVVYSMPEKEQKELYTANALQLKHQLESLSGALAGPENMQILAQLTRLRQLCCDPSLCYDRYKGGSAKLDTCVELIAGGIEGGHKILLFSQFTSMLELIGKRLKKEGIGYHLLTGATSKEDRMRLAGEFQTDDVPVFLISLKAGGTGLNLTAADIVIHYDPWWNVAAQNQATDRTHRIGQEKQVSVFRLIMKDTIEENIIRLQENKQSLAEQVITEGTLSIGSLSREELLEILSSEA; encoded by the coding sequence ATGAAGATAACAGAAATGAAGACCAGCACGTTCTGGAAGGGCGAGCTGGGCGTCCGTGCAGCCGTGGAGGAGGCAGGACAGTCCTATCAGGTCAATCTCTCTGTCAAGGGTAGTCAGCTTCGCGACTACTCTTGTTCTTGTGTAAATGGAAATTCCTATAAGGGCATGTGCGCCCATGCAAAAAAGGTCTGGGATGAGTGGCAGAAGCAGCAGGAGGCCGGAGCGGGCCGTCCGGTGTCCACATCCCAGGAAATCCGCTCCATGATCCGGGAGTACACCAACCGGGAGGTGGCGCAGATCATCCAGGAGGGAGAAGAAATCCAGGTGCATCTGGTCCCGCGGCTGGTCATCCGGAGCAGGGGGATCATCAGTCTGGAATTCAAGGTAGGGAAAGAACGGCTTTATGTGATAAAGGATCTGACGGCGTTTGTGAAGGCCGTGGAGACGGGAGCCAGCTTAAGCTACGGCAAGCAGCTGACGTTCCATCACAGCCTCAGGGCATTTGCCAGGGAGGACCGGCCCCTGTGCGCCCTGCTCATGGAGCTGGTCAATGTCTATGGAGAGCATTACGAGCAGTTCAGACGGAGCAATTTTGTTACGGTCCAGGGATTGCGGGAGCTGATCTTAAGCCAGGCCAACCGGGACAGATTTTTTGAACTGATGGAAGGCCGGTGGCTGGAGGTGGAGCTTCTTTCCGGCAGCCGTATCCAGGTCCTGGTGAAGAAAGAACCAGTTCAGCTTGCCGTCCGGATACGCAAAAAAGGGCGGGACGGGATCGAGGTGTCTGTAGATGAAGGCGTGTTTGGTTTCCGCGGGGAACGGCACTGGTATGTGGGCAGTGCACAGAAGCTGACCTGCCTGGATGAGGCGGCGACAGAGCAGCTGGGCGTATTTTTAGAACAGGTCTTAAAGGACAAAAAGAGCCATACTCTGGATGTGCAGGAGCGGGATATCCCTCTGTTTTATGAGAGGGTGCTCCAGAAGCTGATGCCGTACAGCCGCCTGGATTCGGCAGATGTTGACTTAGAAAGCTACCGCCCACAGGAGCTTAAGGCAGCGTTTCACTTTGACAGCAGCCGGCCGGAGGAGCTGACCATGAAGCCGGTCCTGTCTTATGGGGATTTTTCCTTTCATCCGGCTGCGGATGACAAGGTGCCCCGGACGGTCTGCCGGGATGTGCCGGGAGAGTTCCGCATCAGCCAGGTCATCACAAAATATTTCAAGTACCGGGATGAGGCTGCGGAGACGCTGCTCATCCGGGATGATGAAGATGCCATGTACCGGCTTCTCAGCGAGGGCATGGCGGAGTTTATGGCCCTTGGAGAGGTCTATGTGTCGGAAGCTGCGAAGCACATCCGCCTCATGCCGCCGCCCCGCGTCAATGTGGGGGTGCGGACCTCCGGCAAATGGCTGGAGCTGACCGTGGATGCGGAGGGAATGAGCCAGGCGCAGCTGCAGAAGATCCTGACGGAATACGATCCGAAAAAGCCCTACTACCGGTTAAAGAGCGGGGAGTTTTTACAGCTTGATGAGAATGGGCTGGTGACGGTGGCACGCCTGGTGGAAGGCCTGTCGGTGAACCGGTCCCAGCTGGCCGGCGGTATGGTACAGATTCCGGCGTACCGGGCGCTGTATCTGGACAGCGTGCTGAAGGAGGGGAGCGGGATCACCTTCTACCGGGACAATCTGTTCAAAGCGGTAGTCCGCGGAATGAAATCTGTGGAGGACAGCGATTACGAGATCCCGGAGAGCTTACAGCCGGTGCTGCGGGGATATCAGAAGACGGGATTTCGGTGGCTTAAGACACTGGACCACTATGGTTTTGGCGGCATCCTGGCGGACGATATGGGCCTTGGAAAGACCATCCAGGTGATCGCGCTTCTGCTGGATGAAAAGCGGAGGAACCCGGAGAGCCAGGCGCTGATCGTCTGCCCGGCTTCCCTGGTCTATAACTGGGAAAATGAGATCCATACCTTTGCCCCGCAGCTTATGGTCCGGACGGTGGTGGGAAATGCGGCGGAGCGGGAGGCAATCCTTCGTGGAGAGGAAATGGCCGGCGGATTGCCGGATATCTTCGTGACGTCCTATGACCTTCTAAAGCGGGATGTGCTGCTGTATCAGGAGATGGAATTCCGGTTCCAGGTCATCGACGAGGCGCAGTATATCAAGAATCCGTCCACCCAGAGCGCGAAGGCAGTGAAAATAGTAAAAGCGCAGACGCGGTTCGCGCTGACCGGCACGCCGATCGAGAACCGCCTGGGAGATCTGTGGAGTATTTTTGATTATCTGATGCCGGGATTCCTTTTCACTTATTCCGGTTTTAAGAAACGGTTTGAAGCGCCGATCGTAAAGGATGGGGACCAGCGGGCCCTCAAGGCGCTGCATCGGCTGACCGGGCCGTTTGTGCTGCGGAGACTGAAAACGGATGTGCTCAAGGAGCTTCCGGAGAAGCTGGAGACAGTGGTCTATTCCATGCCGGAAAAAGAACAGAAGGAGCTGTATACAGCCAATGCCCTCCAGCTAAAGCATCAGCTGGAAAGCTTAAGCGGCGCTTTGGCCGGACCGGAGAACATGCAGATCCTTGCGCAGCTTACGAGATTGCGGCAGCTCTGCTGCGACCCGTCTTTGTGTTACGACCGCTACAAAGGAGGTTCGGCGAAGCTGGACACCTGTGTAGAGCTGATCGCAGGCGGCATCGAGGGCGGACACAAGATCCTTTTGTTTTCCCAGTTTACATCCATGCTGGAACTGATCGGAAAGCGGCTCAAAAAAGAGGGCATCGGCTATCACCTGCTGACCGGCGCCACCTCCAAGGAAGACCGGATGCGGCTGGCGGGAGAATTCCAGACAGATGATGTGCCGGTTTTCCTGATCTCACTGAAAGCAGGCGGCACGGGGCTGAACCTGACGGCGGCGGATATTGTGATCCACTATGATCCGTGGTGGAATGTGGCTGCGCAGAACCAGGCGACGGACCGCACCCACCGTATAGGACAGGAGAAGCAGGTGTCGGTGTTCCGCCTGATCATGAAGGATACCATTGAGGAAAATATCATCAGGCTGCAGGAGAACAAGCAGAGCCTTGCAGAGCAGGTCATCACGGAGGGAACTCTGTCTATCGGAAGCTTGAGCCGTGAGGAGCTGTTGGAGATCCTGTCGTCAGAAGCCTGA